The following DNA comes from Acidobacteriota bacterium.
GCCCGGGCGTGCGATGCCGAACAGGAGCACCGTCCGGATCCCGAGCTCCAGGTCCTTCGCCACGCGCGCGAGGAGATCGTCGAGGCCGTACCTTTCGATCCCCGGCATGGACGGGATCTCCTCCGCACCGCGATCGGCCGGGAGGACGAAGTGCGGCATCACCAGGCGGTCGGCGAACAGCCGCGTCTCGGCGCAGAGGTCGCGCAGGGCGGCGCTGCGGCGCAGGCGCCGCGGCCTGGAGCGGCCCGGCGTCGTCGTTTCCAATCCGGAGACTTTCAGTTCGGTCATGGCACCACCTCCAGCAGGCCGTGGATTCCGGGACGGCGCGCCTCGGCGGCGACGCGGAGCCCGGCGTGACGCACGGCCTCGCTCGTGGTCGGGCCGATGGTGACGAGCGGCAGGCGCGCATCGACCTCGGCCTGGTTGAGGAGCCCGCGAACCGCGGAGGGGCTCGCGAGCAGCACGGCGTCCAGTTCGTCACGCCCCAGCCGGCGGCGTGGCGAGGCCGGCGGCGCCGGGCGGGAACGGTAGACCGCCACGCGCCGCACCTCCACGCCCTCGGGGGCGAGAATCTCCTCGATCTCCCTCCGGCCCCGGTCGGCCGCGGCCACGACGACCGGCGCCTTTTCCCGGGAAGCGCTCAGCGCTTGCCTGAGAGCGATGGCGAGGCCCCTTCCGGTGGCCTCGGGCGGAACGAGGTCGCACCGCCCGAAGCGCCGGCGGGCCGCGGCGGCGGTCGACGGACCGACGGCCGCAATCTTCACCGAAGGGGGAAGTTCGCCGCCGACCAGATCCGCCGCCGCCTCCGCTCCTCGCCGCGAGGCGAGGGCGAGCCAGGCGGCGCCGCGAAGCGCCCCGCGAAGCGCTGCCGCGGTATCCCTGTCGGTCAGCCGCTCCACCACCACGCACGGGAGGATCACCGGCCGTCCTCCCGCCCGCGCGATCTCGCGGGCCCACTCCGGCGCGTCCTCGGCGGCGCGCGTGACCAGCAGGCGCTTGCCGGAGAGGTCAATCATCGCCGCCCCCGCCGCCGGTGAGACGCCGGAAGACCTCGGCCGCCAGCGCATCCGGGTCTTCCCCTCGAGCCCGGGCGTCCACGATCCTCCCGCCGCGCTCGAGGCGGGCGATCAGCTCCAGCGCCGTTTCGCCCGCCGGCCGGCAGTAGGCGCCGAACGGCACGCTGCAGCCCCCCTCGACCATCTCGAGGAGGCGCCGCTCGGCCCGGACCGCGCGCCGCGCCGCCGGATCGTCGAGCGCTTCGCACGCCGTCCGGATCGCATCGTCGTCCGCGCGCGCCTGGACGGCGATCGCCCCCTGCGACGGCGCCGGAACGAAGCGCTCCGGGTCGAGCGGGACCACGCGGATGCCGTCCAAGGGGAGAGCGCCGGCCCCCTCGGCGCGCCGGAGCCGCTCGATCCCGGCCGCTGCCAGGACGATCGCGTCGAAATCTCCCTCGGCCAGCCGGCGGATCCTCGTCGGCAAGTTGCCGCGGAGGAGGGCGGTGGTGAGGTCCGGCCGCTCCGCCCGGATCCAGGCGCGTCGCCGCATCGAGGCGGTCCCGATGGTGGCCCCCGGCTTCAGCGGGAGCGTGCCTTCTCCCCCGGCGGCCGAGGCTTCCCTCACGAGGAGAAGGTCGCGCGGATCGACCCGCTCCGGAACGGCGACGATCGACAGCCCCGCCGGGCTTAGGGACGGCACGTCCTTGTAGGAATGCACGGCGATGTCGACGCGGCCGTCGAGAAGCGCTCGCTCGAGCTCCACCACGAACACCCCTGCCGGACCGATCTCGGCGAACGGCGCATCCCGCCGCTGGTCGCCGCTCGTCCGGACGATCACGATCTCCGCCTCGTGTCCCGAGGCGGCGAGCCGGCGCGCGACATCCCGGGCCTGGGCCAGAGCGAGGCGCGATCCGCGGGTTCCCAGGCGGATCTTCATCCCTCCTCCTCCTCGCCGACCGGGATCAGGAACGCGGGGTGGCCGGCGGTGAGCTCTCGGACGTTCCGCAGGAGAGCTTCGTCTTCGGCGTGCGAGAAGAAGGCCTGAACCGCCTCGGGACCGATCTCGCGGGCGAGGCCGCGCAGGCCGTTCGTCGGCAGGTGCGCGAACCGCCGCGCCAGCGTTTCCGCCCAGCGGCGGAGCGGTTCGCGCATGTCCGGCTGGAGGTGCTTGAGGTCACGGCGGAACAGGCGCTCGACTCCTTCCAGGGCGGTCTGCCGGTATCGCCGCTGGACCGCGGCGATCCAGGGGGCGAGGAGGCGTTCCGCCAGCCTCCGGCGGAGGTCGAGCAGCGCCTCGTCCACCAGCTCGCGGGCCTCCGCCATCTCCTCCAACCGCCGCTCCCGGTTCCTCTCCGCCTCCGCGATGATCTCCGCCATGCCGACGCGCGGAACGCCGGCCAGGCGCGCGTCCTCCGGATCCACGTCGGGCGGCACCGCCATGTCGACCACGAGCGGTGCTTCGCCGGACGGCGTGCGCCCGGCCAGGCGCTCGAGCGCGGCGCGGTCGAGGACCGGGCCCGGCGCGCCGGTCGCGAGCAGCACCGCCTCCACCTCCGGGGGCGCCTCGCGGAAGCGGTCCAGGGGGAGGGGCGTGCCGCCGTGCTCTCCCGCCAGCGCCGCCGCTTTCGCGGGCGTGCGGTTCACGACGAAGAAGGGCACGCCGGCGTCGCTGAGCGCCTTCGCGCAGCGCCGCGTCATGTCGGACACCCCGACGAGGGCCACCGCCCCACCCGTCCGGCTCAGCCGCGTCCGAAGATGCTCCATGGCGATCTCGGAGAGCGACGCCCGCCCGCAGCCGATCTGCGTGCTCCGGTGGACGAGCCCGGCGACACGGAAAGCCTCTTCGAAGAGCAGCTCGAGGCGCGGTCCGACCAGACCCGCCCGGCGCGCCGTGTCGTAGGCGCGCCGCACCTGCCCCGCGATCTCCGTCTCGCCGACGCGGGCGGAGTCGAGCCCGGCGGTGACCAGGAGCAGATGCTCGGCCGCACCCTCCCCGGCCCACTCGTGAAAGGTCCGTTCCGCTTCCCCGGGCTCCGGGCGCCGCCCGGCGAGTTCGGTGAAGATGCGGGGGCGGTACGCGGCCAGCGGTGTGCGGCCGTCGCCGGCGAAGACGACCTCGACGCGGTTGCAGGTGGCGATGTAGACGGCCTCGTCCAGCCCCGCGCGCTCCGCGAGGCGCACGAGGGCAGCCTCCCTCTCCGCCTCGGGAACCGTGAACTGGGCGAGCCGCTCGGGCCCCCCCTTCCGCCACGTGACGCTCACGAGTCCGATCCGGTTCATCGGCGGCTCCCGCCGGGTCCACCCGGCGCGCTGCGGCTTTCGGCAGGTCGACTCGGGGAGGGCGAGCGGGGGGACGGTCCGGGGCACCCGCGGGCCGGTGGCGCCCCGGGCGCCGTCCCCCGCTCGCCTCACATGATGCGAGCAGAACGGTCGCGATGTGTCACAGACGTGTCACCGCCCGAAAAAAAACCGGCGGCCGCGAGCGACCGGGCCGCGGGGGGGAGGACGTGGCGCCCGGCGCCCTCCGCGGCAGCGCTCCTACGGCGGGACGGCCGGGGACGCGAGGGAGTCCAGCGCCGCCTCGGCGAGGTGCGCCAGCTCCTCGACGAAACGGGGGTGATCGGCGACCGCCGGCACGAGCGTCAACCGCCCTCCTCCCGCGGCCGCGTGGATGCGAGCGCCCCGCACGCCGATTTCCTCGATCGTCTCCAGTCCGTCGGTGAGGAAGCCGGGGCAGACCACCGCCACGTGCCCCGCGCCTTGCCGGCCGAGGTCGCGCAGAACCGCCTCCGTCGCCGGGGACAGCCATCGTCCCGGTCCGAACCGGGACTGGTAGGCGATGTGCGCCCGCTCTTCCGGCCAGTCGAGCGCCCGGAGCAACGCCGCGAAGGTGCGCCGGCAGGCTTCGCTGTAGCGACCGCCTTCCCGCCGGTCCTGGCGGACCGGGAGTCCGTGAAAGGAGACGACCAGACGATCCGGCGATCCGCCGCTCGCGCGGAAGGCCTCGCGGCACCTGTCGGCGAGCGCTTCCACGTATCCGCTGGCGTCGCATGCCGGGACGGCGAACCGCAGCCGGTCCCGGGCTCCGATCCGGAGTGCCGTCTCCTCGGCCAGCTCGGCGATCGTGCCGGTCGTGGCGCGCGCCGGCTGCGGAAAGAGCGGCAGCACGACGGCGCTCCGCCCTCGGGCAAGAGCCGCCTCCAGGCGCTCGTCGACCCGACGGCGTCCGTATCGGTAGGCCGGCTCCACCGCGGCCCGCGCGCCGAGACGGGCGGCGAGGGCGCGGGCGATCCTGCGGGTGCCGACCTCGAGCGGAGATCCCTCGGCGCTCCAGATCGAGGCGTACTGGCGCGCGACGCGCTCCGGCCGGCGCCGGAGCACGATCAGCCTGAGCAGCGGAAGCCAGATCCATCGGGGGAGATCGACCACGGAGGGGTCGCTCAGGAACTCGTCGAGGAAAGCGCGGACGGCCGCCTCCGTGGGGGCCTCCGGCGTGCCGAGGTTCACCAGCAAGACGTGAGCGCGCGGCATGCCGGCGAGCTTGCCCGGACGCCGTCCGCGCCGCAATGCCGCGGGTGGTGCGTCCGATCCGGCGGGCGTTCGCCTGCACCCCGGACGGTCCGGCTTCCCGGCGCCGCCGGGCCGCCCCGTGCTTGGCAAGGTCTTGAAAACAAAAGACTTGCTCTGGGACTGCGGGCGAAAAAAAGCGGGCGCCCGAACGGGCGCCCGGCTTTCCCTTGAGAGGGTTTATTTAGTGCGTCCTTTTGCGCTAGCGCGCGGTCTTCTTCGTCTTTCTTTTGGTGGTCTTGCGCTTGGTGGCCTTCCTCTTGGTGGCCTTGCGCTTGGTCGCCTTCTTGCGCTTGGTGGCCTTCCTCTTGGTGGCCTTCTTGCGCCTGGTCGCCTTCTTGCGCTTGGTGGCCTTGCGCTTCGTCGTCTTGCGCTTGGCCGCCTTGCGCGCCTTCTTGCGGGTGGCCATCGCTTCGGTCCTCCTCTTGCCGCGCATCCTGTCGATGCGGGCGTTCGTTCACGCGGGCGTCCCCGCGCGGTTCACCGTGCGGATCTCTCCCCGCACGGCGGGTGGTCGTACGACACCGTCCGAAATATGGTTGGTTAGTTTGTCGCTTGTCAAGAGGTGTCGCGCTCGATCCGAACGATTTGAGACCGTTCGAAGACGATTCAGCGCGTCGAAGAGCTCCGCGATCGGGGGCGGCCGGGACGCGCGGGCAACTCCCGATCGAGACCGAGAGCCCTTATCCGCCGGCGCAGAGTTCTCACCGCGATCCCCAGGCGTGCGGCCGCGCGCGTGCGCGAGCCCCGCTCGGCCATCAGAGCGGCCCGGATCGCCTCGGCTTCGATCTCTCGCAGGGAGCGGTCCACCGGGATCTGCGCCGGCGCGGCACCGCTTTCCGCACCGGGGTCACGGAGGGGCGGCGGGAGGTGTTCCACGTCGATCGTCGTCGCCGGCGTGGCCACGACCACCGCTTCGAGCGTGTTCATGAGCTCGCGGACGTTGCCCGGCCAGCCGTAGGCGCACAATCGGTCGAGGGCGGCGGCGGTGAGCCGCCTCGGGGGCAGGCCGTTCCGGCGGCAGATCTGGTCGAGAATCGACGAAGCGAGCTCGGGGATGTCCTCCCGCCGCTCCCGGAGCGGCGGCACGACCAGGGTCACCACCTTCAGGCGGTAGTAGAGGTCCTCCCGGAATCTCCCCTCCCGGACGAGGCGCTCGAGGTCCGCGTTGGTCGCCGCCACCAGGCGGACGTCCACGCGGACCGGTTTCGTCCCGCCCACCCGCATGAACTCCTGCTGTTCGAGGACGCGGAGGAGCTTGGCCTGCGTCGGCAGATCCGTTTCGGCGACCTCGTCGAGAAAGAGCGTGCCCCGGTGGGCCAGCTCGAATTTCCCGGCTCGGCGGCTCACCGCTCCGGTGAACGCCCCGCGCTCGTGGCCGAAGAGCTCCGACTCGATGAGATGCGGGGGGAGCGCTGCGCAGTTGATCGGGATGAACGGCGCCTCGAGGCGGGGCGAGCGGAAGTGGATCGCCCGGGCGACGAGCTCCTTGCCCACGCCGCTCTCCCCGCGGATCAGCACGGTGGTGCGCATCTTCGCCACCCGGTCGAGCGTCCGGACCAGCTCCTGCATCGCCGGCGACGCGCTCACCAGCTGCCGCGTGCTGAACGATCGCCGCGACCTTTCGGTGATGGCCTCCTCCAGACCCGCGACGTGCAGGTCGAGGTCCCGGCGGTCGAGGACCTGCCGGATTCGCAGCCGGAGTTCGAGCGGATGGGGCGGGCGGTGGAGGACATCCTGGGCACCGGCGTCGAGGAGGTCGAAGATCGCCTTCGGCCCCGCCGGCGGTGCGATCAGAAGCGGCGCCGGCCCGTCGGGCAGCCGCGCGATCTCCGGGAGGAGCCGGGGGAGCGGCCCTCCGGGAGGCGTGGCGTCCAGGAGGACGATGTCGAGCCGTCCGGAGCGCGCCAGGTCCAGGACGCGCTCCGGATCGTCGGCGGCGGTCACCTCGTGTCCTTCTTCCCGGCACAGGGACACCAGCCGGCGGCGCAGGACGGGGTCGGTGGTGACGACGGCGATCGACGCCTCGGAGGAGTGGGGAAAAGAAGGAGCGTTGGGCTGCGGGCTCACGTCACCCGAAGAATAGGGCCGAATTGACCCAGAAACAAGAAAAAGGGGTGTAATTGGCCTATTTTCTGCTGCGGCCGGGCCCTGCCCAGGGCGGCCTCTGTTTGTAACTCGTTGCAAGTAAGGATCTTACGATTGAAAGCCCCTGCGGGGCCCGCTGGCAAGAGGATTGCTGGGCAAGGGGTGGCGAAACGCCCGACGAGGGCGGGACCGGAGACCGGATGACCATGGCCAAGCGTTCCACCCGTAGCAAGAAGCCGGCTCGGCGGACGGCGGTGAAGAAGCCCGAGTTCGTCAACTTCAAGTGGGAGGGCGAGAGCTACACGCTCGACCTGACCCGGCAGCGCGTGTACCGCAATTGGATGGCGGTCGAGGCCCAGAAGAGCTTCGCCATCCTGGGTGCCTACAAGCAGCACGGACTGTCCGCCTGACCGCTTCCGGGAGGCCCGCGCCGGCCGGTGGCGCG
Coding sequences within:
- a CDS encoding sigma-54-dependent Fis family transcriptional regulator, yielding MQRVTNRGRPGQGPAAAENRPITPLFLVSGSIRPYSSGDVSPQPNAPSFPHSSEASIAVVTTDPVLRRRLVSLCREEGHEVTAADDPERVLDLARSGRLDIVLLDATPPGGPLPRLLPEIARLPDGPAPLLIAPPAGPKAIFDLLDAGAQDVLHRPPHPLELRLRIRQVLDRRDLDLHVAGLEEAITERSRRSFSTRQLVSASPAMQELVRTLDRVAKMRTTVLIRGESGVGKELVARAIHFRSPRLEAPFIPINCAALPPHLIESELFGHERGAFTGAVSRRAGKFELAHRGTLFLDEVAETDLPTQAKLLRVLEQQEFMRVGGTKPVRVDVRLVAATNADLERLVREGRFREDLYYRLKVVTLVVPPLRERREDIPELASSILDQICRRNGLPPRRLTAAALDRLCAYGWPGNVRELMNTLEAVVVATPATTIDVEHLPPPLRDPGAESGAAPAQIPVDRSLREIEAEAIRAALMAERGSRTRAAARLGIAVRTLRRRIRALGLDRELPARPGRPRSRSSSTR
- the hemH gene encoding ferrochelatase; the encoded protein is MRRGRRPGKLAGMPRAHVLLVNLGTPEAPTEAAVRAFLDEFLSDPSVVDLPRWIWLPLLRLIVLRRRPERVARQYASIWSAEGSPLEVGTRRIARALAARLGARAAVEPAYRYGRRRVDERLEAALARGRSAVVLPLFPQPARATTGTIAELAEETALRIGARDRLRFAVPACDASGYVEALADRCREAFRASGGSPDRLVVSFHGLPVRQDRREGGRYSEACRRTFAALLRALDWPEERAHIAYQSRFGPGRWLSPATEAVLRDLGRQGAGHVAVVCPGFLTDGLETIEEIGVRGARIHAAAGGGRLTLVPAVADHPRFVEELAHLAEAALDSLASPAVPP
- a CDS encoding uroporphyrinogen-III synthase, whose translation is MRWRPRSSGVSPAAGAAMIDLSGKRLLVTRAAEDAPEWAREIARAGGRPVILPCVVVERLTDRDTAAALRGALRGAAWLALASRRGAEAAADLVGGELPPSVKIAAVGPSTAAAARRRFGRCDLVPPEATGRGLAIALRQALSASREKAPVVVAAADRGRREIEEILAPEGVEVRRVAVYRSRPAPPASPRRRLGRDELDAVLLASPSAVRGLLNQAEVDARLPLVTIGPTTSEAVRHAGLRVAAEARRPGIHGLLEVVP
- a CDS encoding hydroxymethylbilane synthase, yielding MKIRLGTRGSRLALAQARDVARRLAASGHEAEIVIVRTSGDQRRDAPFAEIGPAGVFVVELERALLDGRVDIAVHSYKDVPSLSPAGLSIVAVPERVDPRDLLLVREASAAGGEGTLPLKPGATIGTASMRRRAWIRAERPDLTTALLRGNLPTRIRRLAEGDFDAIVLAAAGIERLRRAEGAGALPLDGIRVVPLDPERFVPAPSQGAIAVQARADDDAIRTACEALDDPAARRAVRAERRLLEMVEGGCSVPFGAYCRPAGETALELIARLERGGRIVDARARGEDPDALAAEVFRRLTGGGGGDD